A stretch of the Solanum dulcamara chromosome 6, daSolDulc1.2, whole genome shotgun sequence genome encodes the following:
- the LOC129891311 gene encoding probable serine/threonine-protein kinase At1g54610, producing MGSSHGKSSTIRDQSVEVAVSSEKEEILHTRRRKPNPRLSRGVPKGIEGELVVAGWPNWLVAVAGDALNGWLPRKADTFNKIDKIGQGTYSYVYKAHDCLLNKFVALKKVRFDNFEPESVKFLAREIIILRRLGDHPNVIKLEGLAISKMHYSLYLVFDCMEYDLKAIQEQKGVKFSEPEIKCYMNQLLKGLDHCHSRGILHRDVTTSNLLVDKYGILKITDFGLSIFFDPEQSIPLTSKIVTLWYRPPELLLGSNCYGVGVDLWGVGCVLGELFTGKPIMPGKTEVDQLHKIFKLCGSPSDDFWLQSKLPNAKIFKPIKPYRRILHTAFYDLPAAAVGLIDTLLSLKAEYRGTAALALQNEFFTTKPFACDPSSLPQCPPSKEIDAKKTEIMRSRNQKYARDRSVRAFPYPEANAELKSNIDRRQLLTHSKARDRLEKINECVSEGVLNEGTNSSECFQVSSRKEGSENYTQIFATPNQRNNQRAIRKEPIHDDHDIKGKKKWSGPLPAASDKMQDLLREHDTMILKTVTHARLEKGSTAKGNDHDSKGKMNHSLGPSTTLTNDQISTLLLDRWTNMQGLPREHAAWILKDAQWVMSDKKKMSEGEGNNSNQLIEQLLPPAESDGFDFLEDNQYFGPPPSVSKPIDVDRIIREHDR from the coding sequence ATGGGTTCCAGTCATGGAAAATCTTCAACTATCAGGGATCAATCAGTTGAAGTCGCGGTATCTTCAGAGAAGGAAGAAATCCTTCACACCAGGAGACGAAAACCGAATCCAAGACTCAGCAGAGGAGTACCAAAAGGCATAGAAGGTGAACTAGTTGTTGCTGGATGGCCTAATTGGCTTGTTGCAGTTGCAGGTGATGCTTTAAATGGATGGCTTCCAAGAAAAGCTGATACTTTTAACAAAATAGATAAAATTGGCCAGGGAACTTACAGTTATGTCTACAAGGCTCACGATTGTTTGCTCAATAAGTTTGTTGCTCTGAAGAAGGTTCGTTTTGACAATTTTGAACCCGAGAGTGTCAAGTTTTTGGCAAGAGAAATCATTATATTGAGAAGGCTTGGTGATCACCCGAACGTTATCAAATTGGAAGGTTTAGCCATCTCGAAAATGCACTATAGTTTGTACCTTGTTTTTGATTGCATGGAATATGATCTCAAGGCAATTCAGGAACAAAAAGGTGTCAAGTTTTCTGAACCTGAAATCAAATGTTACATGAACCAGCTGCTTAAAGGGCTTGATCACTGCCATAGCCGTGGTATCTTGCATCGAGATGTAACAACTTCTAACTTGTTAGTTGATAAATATGGTATCCTGAAAATTACAGATTTTGGGTTGTCAATATTTTTTGATCCAGAACAAAGCATCCCCTTAACTAGCAAAATTGTGACTCTCTGGTATCGGCCACCAGAACTTTTGCTTGGATCAAATTGTTATGGAGTTGGAGTTGATTTATGGGGTGTTGGTTGTGTACTTGGTGAACTATTTACTGGAAAGCCTATTATGCCTGGTAAAACTGAAGTTGATCAATTGCATAAAATCTTCAAGCTGTGTGGTTCTCCATCTGATGATTTTTGGCTACAATCTAAATTGCCTAATGCAAAGATATTTAAGCCAATAAAGCCTTATAGACGGATTCTTCACACGGCCTTTTATGATCTTCCTGCAGCTGCTGTAGGACTAATTGACACTTTACTTTCCTTAAAAGCTGAATACCGAGGGACTGCAGCTCTTGCTCTTCAGAATGAGTTTTTCACAACAAAACCATTTGCTTGTGATCCCTCAAGTTTGCCACAGTGTCCCCCTAGCAAAGAGATCGATGCAAAGAAGACAGAAATCATGAGGAGTAGGAACCAGAAGTATGCACGCGATAGAAGTGTAAGGGCATTTCCATATCCTGAAGCTAATGCAGAATTAAAGAGTAACATAGACAGAAGACAACTCCTTACTCATTCAAAAGCCCGGGATAGGCTTGAAAAAATAAACGAATGTGTCTCAGAAGGTGTTCTAAATGAAGGAACAAACTCCTCTGAATGTTTTCAGGTGTCCAGCAGAAAAGAGGGCTCAGAGAATTATACTCAGATTTTTGCTACTCCTAATCAAAGGAATAATCAGAGAGCGATAAGGAAAGAACCAATTCATGATGACCATGATATCAAGGGAAAGAAGAAGTGGTCAGGTCCATTACCTGCTGCATCAGATAAAATGCAGGATTTACTCAGAGAGCATGACACCATGATCCTCAAAACTGTTACACATGCGAGGCTTGAGAAGGGATCAACAGCTAAAGGGAATGACCATGACTCTAAGGGAAAGATGAATCATTCTTTAGGTCCATCAACGACATTGACTAATGACCAAATATCTACTCTTTTACTTGACAGGTGGACCAATATGCAGGGATTACCAAGAGAGCATGCGGCATGGATCCTAAAAGATGCTCAATGGGTGATGTCTGACAAGAAAAAAATGTCGGAAGGGGAAGGCAATAACTCCAACCAACTTATTGAACAATTGTTGCCTCCTGCAGAATCAGATGGCTTTGACTTCCTGGAAGACAACCAATATTTTGGTCCACCTCCATCTGTATCAAAACCAATTGATGTGGATCGAATAATTAGAGAGCACGACCGATAG